Proteins encoded in a region of the Triticum dicoccoides isolate Atlit2015 ecotype Zavitan chromosome 3A, WEW_v2.0, whole genome shotgun sequence genome:
- the LOC119269815 gene encoding E3 ubiquitin-protein ligase AIRP2-like → MLHGGRPLSLRGSLKALEADIHHANTLAHAIHRAYGGTCVQMRLSYSTMAPIILNLIQWMDCSCSLSYTLPSYLGLLEVLVYKVYVDGDASISTIERRASLKEFYAIIYPYLQQIEENVMAKECKEKGWCKGDGDSGGRRKLYADDKDAEREDECGICLETCTKMVLPNCNHAMCINCYRDWYTRSQSCPFCRGSLKRVQSRDLWVLTGDEDVIDPVTLEKENVRHFHSFIDSLPLIVPDNLLLVYYDYLV, encoded by the exons ATGCTTCACGGCGGCAGGCCGCTGTCCCTCAGGGGCTCCCTCAAGGCCCTCGAAGCCGATATCCACCACGCCAACACCCT GGCGCATGCTATCCACAGGGCCTACGGGGGCACCTGCGTGCAGATGAGGCTGTCCTACAGCACCATGGCTCCAATCATCCTCAACCTTATCCAGTGGATGGACTGCAGCTGCTCCCTCTCCTACACCCTCCCCAGCTACCTGGGCCTCCTCGAGGTTCTTGTCTACAAG GTTTATGTTGATGGGGATGCGTCCATATCCACCATCGAAAGGCGAGCGAGCCTCAAAGAATTCTACG CCATAATATACCCCTACTTGCAACAAATTGAGGAGAACGTCATGGCGAAGGAGTGCAAGGAGAAAGGGTGGTGCAAGGGGGACGGCGACAGCGGCGGCCGCCGGAAGCTTTACGCCGATGATAAGGACGCCGAGAGGGAAGACGAGTGCGGCATTTGCCTGGAGACCTGCACCAAGATGGTCCTTCCCAACTGCAACCATGCCATGTGCATCAACTGTTACCGAGACTG GTACACAAGATCTCAGTCCTGCCCATTCTGCCGCGGAAGCCTGAAGCGAGTCCAGTCCAGGGATCTGTGGGTGCTCACCGGCGACGAGGACGTGATCGACCCCGTGACCCTGGAGAAGGAGAATGTGAGGCACTTCCACAGCTTCATCGACAGCCTGCCCCTCATCGTCCCTGACAACCTCCTGCTGGTCTACTATGACTACCTAGTCTAG
- the LOC119269816 gene encoding fructose-bisphosphate aldolase 1, cytoplasmic codes for MSAYCGKYKDELIKNAAYIGTPGKGILAADESTGTIGKRFASINVENVEDNRRALRELLFCTPGALQYLSGVILFEETLYQSTKGGKPFVDILKEGNVLPGIKVDKGTVELAGTNGETTTQGFDDLGKRCAKYYEAGARFAKWRAVLKIGPTEPSQLSIDQNAQGLARYAIICQENGLVPIVEPEILVDGPHDIDRCAYVTEMVLAACYKALNDQHVLLEGTLLKPNMVTPGSDAKKVAPEVIAEYTVRTLQRTVPAAVPAIVFLSGGQSEEEATLNLNAMNKLETKKPWNLSFSFGRALQQSTLKAWAGKVENEEKARKAFLVRCKANSEATLGTYKGDATLGEGASESLHVKDYKY; via the exons ATGTCGGCCTACTGCGGAAAGTACAAGG ATGAGCTCATCAAGAACGCTGCCTACATTGGCACCCCCGGCAAGGGTATCCTTGCTGCCGACGAGTCCACCGGCACCATCGGCAAGCGCTTTGCCAGCATCAATGTTGAGAATGTTGAGGACAACCGCCGTGCcctccgtgagctcctcttctgcaCCCCTGGAGCCCTCCAGTACCTCAGTGGTGTGATCCTCTTTGAGGAGACCCTGTACCAGAGCACCAAGGGTGGCAAGCCCTTCGTTGACATCCTCAAGGAGGGCAACGTCCTCCCTGGCATCAAGGTGGACAAGGGTACCGTCGAGCTCGCTGGAACCAACGGTGAGACCACCACCCAGGGCTTTGATGACCTTGGCAAGCGCTGTGCCAAGTACTACGAGGCTGGTGCCCGCTTTGCCAAGTGGCGTGCCGTCCTCAAGATTGGCCCCACCGAGCCATCACAGCTTTCCATCGACCAGAATGCTCAGGGTCTGGCTCGCTATGCCATCATCTGCCAGGAGAATGGGCTGGTGCCCATTGTTGAGCCTGAGATCCTTGTTGATGGACCTCATGACATTGACCGCTGTGCTTACGTGACTGAGATGGTCCTTGCTGCGTGCTACAAGGCCCTCAACGACCAGCATGTCCTCCTTGAGGGCACCCTCCTGAAGCCCAACATGGTCACCCCTGGATCCGACGCCAAGAAGGTGGCCCCTGAGGTGATTGCTGAGTACACCGTCCGCACCCTCCAGAGGACTGTCCCTGCTGCCGTCCCAGCCATTGTCTTCCTCTCTGGTGGACAGAGCGAGGAGGAGGCGACCCTGAACCTGAACGCCATGAACAAGCTCGAGACCAAGAAGCCATGGAACCTGTCCTTCTCCTTCGGGCGTGCCCTCCAGCAGAGCACCCTCAAGGCCTGGGCTGGCAAGGTGGAGAACGAGGAGAAGGCCAGGAAGGCGTTCCTGGTGAGGTGCAAGGCCAACTCTGAGGCCACCCTCGGCACCTACAAGGGCGATGCCACCCTCGGCGAGGGGGCCTCTGAGAGCCTCCACGTCAAGGACTACAAGTACTGA